A segment of the Rickettsia bellii RML369-C genome:
TCTACATAACGAACAGTTATTAAATAAGATTTATGTAAGATAAATACTATAGAATGCGTTTCTGGAAATTTCTTCTCTTTATTAATAAGCTCTGTAATAGTTAGATATAATGCATCATTTTCCGTATATAATCTTTCTGAAATCTCAATTTGTGATATATCTTTTAATGTTGGTATATCTATATTTAATGAATTCTTTATCTCTTCTCTTTCTTCATTTGTAATATTAAATAAATCAATCCATAAAGTTGATTCATTAACAAGATACTCTTCTTTTTTTACTATAGCATTATTTTCTTTTAAATATGTGGTAATCATAACCTTAAGTAACAAATTTTATTATCAAGATTAGCAAAATTCTGTTTTTAAAGCAACTTAAAGCTATTATTCATAGAAATATAGAATATATAATAATATAAAAAAACAGTTTAAAGGAAAATGAAATGCAAGTTCTAAAACCAAAAATAAATACAAGATATTGTAGTATATGTGCAGGGTTACTATTTATCTTATATTTTGTCATATTCACCCAATTAGGAATATCTCTAAACGTGCTTATTGTGCTTTATTTAGCTATAACAACTTTCACTATACTAGGAGTTAAAATATTTTTTCACTGGATAGAATATTCCATTGATGAATATAAAGTCTCAAAAATCAATAATTTTATTACATATGAGAGAGTAGATATTAGATATCAAGATATAAAAGAAGTAAATTTGAAAATTGGACTTTTACAACGTTTTTGTAATCTTGGAACTATTTCTATGCTAAGTAATGCTACCATAGAAAAAGCCGGCATAACATTTTTCAATGTAGAAAATCCTCTTGAAATATACCAAGAAATACAAAATAGAATTGATCAGTGTAAAAAAGTAAATAATTAGACTTTCTTATATTATTGAGTTACTGCCCCTAATATAGTCAATTCAGTTGGATTAGCATACAAGGAGCGAGGAGCAACACCTATAAAAATAGGCGAGATGACGAACAAGGACGTAGGCTAGTTTAGATCAATTGACTATAAATGAAAAATTTTATTAGGTTCTGTAAATAAGTCATTAATTTATATTTTTAATTAAATATCTATTGCATTCTTAAAACCCTTTATTATGATTCTACCAATAGTTAATTTTTAATAGAATATTAAAAATCATAGAATTTAATAAGAGTTTAAATATGAAAGAATTAATAGAACTTTTAGAAAAAAAAGGTTTAAAAGAAAAAGCTGATAGTTTAAAAAATGGTAGTACTAAGCTTAATATTATAGGTAACAAAGTAGGAACATGGGGAGCAAAAGAAATTATATACATTTTTAAATTTGATAATTTAACTAAGCTTAATATTACCTATAGCGAAATAGGAAAAAGATGGTTAATATTAATTTTCTCCCTTCTCAAATTTCACGACTCTTTAAGAGTGCTTAATCTTTCTGATAACATAATTAAGAACGAAAAGGTAATAGTAGAAAAAACATGGTTACCTATGATTTTTAATGGTCTTAAATTTAATATATCATTAACTAAGCTTAACATTTCTAATAATTTAATAGGACAAGAAGAAACAAGAGTAATTTTTGATGCTTTAAAATTTCACAACTCTTTAACTGCTCTTGATATTTCCAATAACTTAATGGGAAAAGAAAGAGCAATATCAAATGCATTTTTCCTTAAATCTAATACTTCTTTAACTGAACTTAATATTGCCTCTAATAAAATAGGGAAAGAATGGACAACAGTAATTTTTGATGCCCTAAAATTTAATAAATCTTTAAGAGTACTTAATCTCTCTAATAACACATTAGAGAGAGAAAAAACAATAATAGTGACAAAATGGATAACAGCAATTTTTTACGCTCTTAAATCTAATAATTCTTTAACTACTCTCGATATTTCTAATAACTTAATAGGGAGAGAAGAAGCAATAGTAATTTTTAATGCTCTTAAATTTAACAAATCTTTAACTGAGCTTAATATTTCTTATAACTTAATCGAGAAAGAATGGATAGAGGCAGCTTTCAATGCTCTTAAATTTAATAACTCTTTAAGAGTACTAAATCTTTCTAATAACAAAATAGGAGAAAAAGAAATAGTAATTACGGATACGCTTAAATCTGGTAGCCCTTTAAATGAACTTGATATTACTAATAACTCACTACAATATTTTACTAAAATAGAGGAAAAAATCCAATATAACAATATCCAATATAACGAGCAATTAACAAGATTTATTTTGTTTCTAAAAAAAGCTTTTCCAGATAAAAATGAACAAATTAACACTATTAGAAATGATTCTTATGATATTTTTAAGATTGCAAGTGCTATAAAATTTTATAAAAAAGTTCCTAAGAAACTGTTAAAAGAATGTTTACAAGAACAAAAAATTGATAATTTTAAATTTACAATAGAAGCGATGAATAACTTTAAAAAAGCATATCCTTTTTTTATTGCCGGAATATGTATAAAAATGGAAATTATTGTTTCTGTAGATTATAGCATTATAATACCTAATGATATAACATTCCATATTGCTTCTTATTTAGAAAAGGAAAAATGGGGAATAGATGTTGAGGTTTTAGGAAAAAGTATATACCCCTAATAAATGAAAAATCTAAATTTTATTCATAACAAGTATTTAAAAGCTTTTTGGAGAAAAGTATAAAATACTCCTTTCCAAAGAGAAGAAGCTTACATCACTTCCCCTAAAACTTCTAGTTCATCATGTTGAGCCTTTTCATATCTATCCTTTATTTCTAATAACTCTGTCCATGTAGTTTTTATTTCCGGCAGTTCAGTAGGAAGATTTTTTGATATTTCATTTAAAGAATTTTGATCTTGTGAAGATAGCGGAAACTTTTGTATATTTTTGATTAAATTACAAAGCCCATTAGCCCATAAATTTTCTGATACATTATTAGTTTTGGTAATTTTATTGTACAAAGATTTAAGATATGGAAATACTACTTTGCAAGTATTTAAAGCTGTGGAAACAAATTGTAAATTATTAAGCCCTTTATTTATATCTACTATTTCCTTACTTACATCAACTATGAAAGATATATCGCTATATATTATAGCTACTGCTCCACCGCTAGCAATTGTAAGCTTTGTACTAGAATCTTGAGGCAGTTTAGAATATATGGCACTACCTATAGTATAAGCAGAAAAAGCAAGTTGGGTTAAGGGATTAACAGCAGATAAACCTACTATAGCTACTTTACCGGCAATAATAACTCCATTCATATAACTTTTATCTTCCATATAATCTTTAATAGAAGAAAGAATAGATGGAATTAAATGAATAGGTAAATTATATAAGTTAACCGACGGAAGTAGTGAAGCTACATAAACTACTGTACCAGTAACAGGGATAATAACTTTTAGGCTTGGGTTATCGTTATCTAAAAAACCAAAAGTATTTTTTACTATTTCGCAACTATTACCTATTTGTATTATAGTACTAGCATTTTGATTTAACGTGCTAATATGATTATTTCTATCATAAGGCAGAGATAATATTTCTGCTAAATTTTGCGGTTTCTTACAAACCTTAGCCCAAGCAGGTAGCTCTTTAATAGGTGTGTTATAGTAAACATTAGCACATCCACCAGAACTATCATTACGAATAACCATATTTACTTCATTTTGTCCATCAATACTTCTTACTATATGCTGTTTAAAAGGACCAGCTACATGATGGCATCCTTGATAAGAATTATACTGCTTCCAGACATTATTTTCTTCAACAATGATAGAACTAGATAAAGAGGCTATATTTTACCATTAAGCGATACGTATTTTTCGCCGATAAAAATATCATTTTTAGGTTGTTGCTTTGAATGGTAAATATTAGAAATACTATTTATCCCTTCTCTTATTGATCCTATTATATTATTAATAAACGAACCGCTCTTACTAGCACCCGAAGTTAAAAATTCTGCGTGATAACTAGCTTCATCTATATTAAATTCTGTTTTACTATAATGATTATACCTTATTTGGTGCATAGTTTGAGCTGTATTAATTAGGCTATCTATAAATTCTATTACAGATGTAGAGCTAAATGAAATTTGTTCTATAGCTTTTCTATATTCTGCTACTTTTTCTTTAGAGATAGATTTAAGCGGTAAGCTTTCATGTAAGATAAATTTATATTGGCTTAATAATTTATCATTAATACAATCTTTTAATTTTATTAGATCATTTGGAATGAGATTATAATTTTGTAAATATTGCATTTGCTCTAATAACGAAGCAAAACCTAAAGCTTTAGCAGTAGAAACATTTTTAATATTTTCTAATGCTATTAAATATTTTAATTCATTTATATCTAAACAATTTGCTTTATTACCAAGTTTATCTATATGTATATATGCCTCTTGTACTATTCCGGCTTGCAATAATTGAAATTGGAACGAATAATCGCTATTATGATAGATGATTATTGGTTCCAATAATTCTTCTAATCCCCAAAATTCAAATATATCAATATGTGAGGCATAAGTGTCGGAATATACTTTTGATATAATAAGTTCGTAACCATTTACATGTTTTAAAACCATATCTTCACTTTGTCTCTCAACTGTTATATCATTTGGATTAATATTCCAAAACCTCACTATTCCAATTTTTTTATTCTCTTCTGGAGTTGGATGCGAATCAGTATATATATCTTCTATATTATGAAATATTTCCTCATCCTGAGTAAAATCAAAATTATATACTGTAAATATATCAGGATTATTTAGATTTTTATGATTTAGTGTTAAGATATCTTGATTGATATGAGGTAATTTTATAGGATTTTTATAATCTATAGCTTTGTTATATTTATAGAACTTAAAATTTTTCCATGATTCATGGTCAGAGTAAAAATCTTTTAACACTATACTTGCTTGTAAACCGATAAGTCTATTAGTAGTTAAAAATATTAAATCATAATCTTTACGGTATATTTCATAATTAGTGTCTTCAATAACTGCTAATTTTGTATCGGATGATACTAAAAATACGTTTTTAGTATTACTTGCCCTATAGAAAGGAGCTAATATTAACCCTGTTTTTGGAGTATTAAATGGAATAAACCCGTTATATTCTTCATCTAATAACATTAAATGCTGATATTCTGCTCCTTTAAAATAATCTAAAACATCAACAATCTTAATACTATTTTTCTCTTGATTTGTTATTTTTAATTTTAAACTATTGCTTATATTAGCTATTTCCATACTACTTATACTATAAGGTATATACAGCACATCTAATTCTTGGTCGGTTGCTTTGTTATTAATATAAAATTTAGAATACCATAATAAAAATTCTGCTATATATATCGCCTTTCTCATTACCCTGAGCGTAAATTACCTGCTTGTTTAAACTTATAATATCTTTCCCGTCAGAACCTAAAATTATATTCTTCTTATTATCACTATCAAGCTGTAATATTTTGTTATAATCTTCTATATCAGGAGAGAAAAACGGTATTTCCATTACTGTTAGAATTTTATACCCTTCCTTAGAGCTAGTAATTTTCTTTAAATATTTTTGGTATTGTGATAGATTTTGTAATTCTTGCACTATACGCTTATCATCTTGATTTGGATAACGTACATCTAACTCAAAACGATTGATTATTTCGTTATTAGATAATTTAGGAATAACATGAGTACCATATTTGTCGAATAATATGTAGTTAGTGTTTTGATAATTTTTAAGTTTTAAAGTAAAAATCTTATCATTGCCCCAAGGACTGATATCAAAATATAAAATATCATCTTCCTTGGAATAATAAATCTTCTGACAATCTTTTAATAATACGATATCAGGAAATGTAACTGTTACATTACCTTTTACATCAATTTCTGATTTTGTATTATAATCACCAAATCCGCTAGTTTTAATATAAAAAAGATATTTTCCTACTTCTCCTGAGATATTACTATTTGGCCAAACTACAACATCATTACAATTCTTTATTTTATCAGGATAAAATGAATTATTGGCACCTCCTGTATTAACTAATATAGGACTTTGAAGTTTAGATTTTGAAACTAAGTCATTAGTATCACAAATAACAGTATCAGTATTATTTCTACTTCCATATATATTTATTTTTATCTTTTCATCAATTTGTTCTGCCCATATTGTAGATTTTCCATTACCAAACCTTATATTCATCAAACCGGATATCGGCACCGCAGAATTCCAAGAAATTTTAATATCTTCATTTGACAATTTTGAGATATCTATAATATTAGTTGAGTTATATGCAAATTTAATTCTACCTGTAAAATTTTTTTCTAAAAAAGCAAAATGATTAGTTGTATTTTTACCACCCCTTAATGTGCTATTACCCTCATGAATATAAAAAATATTATTCCACTCATTACTACCGATAATATAGCCTGATTTTATATATGCTAAATCATAAATAATTTTTGGGTTTTTAGAAAAACTATTTGCTTGCGACTGAATGACTACGGCATTTTCACAATAATATTTACTATCTTTTGAATTATTACTTTCTTCTGAATACTCATAATTATTGTTTGTTTTCTTTGGTAAGCAAATCATATCTGCTTCTGAACGTTTTTTAGGTAAAAATCTCGATAAGCTATATTTTTTATTATGAGGTTTACTCATATCAATTACGGAGGAAGAAGAACAAAGCTTAGTATTTGTTTTTTCAACTTCTACTTCTCTATAATTTTTGCTTATAAGATTTGGTTTAACAAGCGGTCCTGGTGTTACAATTTCTTTAACTTTAACTGTCTCTAAAAATATTTCACCTAACCCAAATCCATAAGCTACGATATCGACATTATTGGATAAAGCCTGGAAATTCGCAAATGCTTGTTCCGTCAATTTATCTATATATTTTACGCGAGCAGCTAATTCTGTTATATCCTCATGCATTGGATATGATAAAAAACTACGCCAAAAAATACTCCAATTTTCATTATGAGTTGTGTCGTACTTTTCTTCATATTCTATAATATTACTAACACCGTTATATATACCCTGCCCAATCATTAATACAGTACCAACTACAATACCTGCAATAGGATTAGCAACAAAAACTATACCGCTTATAAAAGATACAGATGAAAAAGTTATGGAAGCTATAGAGTCTCTTATTTCTTTATCACTACATTTAGTATCTATTGCTGATAGACATTCGTTTAATTTTACTGATGCTAAGGTTATATCTACAATATCAAATGCTCCTGCTATAGCACCAGCAGCACCTTTTGCAAATTTTACAGCATATTTTCCTGCTCCTACTTTAATTATAAATTCCGGTTTTATAAATTTGAAACGGGTTAGTTTACTTGCAATATTTCCAGCATTATTTAGGGATTTAATAGTATATTTAACTGCTATATTTTCTATAGGTTGCGATAAGAATGAGTAGCTAAATCCTGCCAAACCCAACATACATTCTTTAGTTGCATCATCTTGGACGCATGTTTGGCTAATACTATGAAGAGAGTTTATTAATTGTATATGACCTGCTGCATTTAATAATTTATTTCCTAAAGCCTTTCCATACTGCTTACTATGAATATTAGGCATAATTTCTTGAATATGTACGCTTTCTAAATATTTATCATACCCACCATACTGCCCTATTTGATATTTTAATTGATCATAGTCTTTCCCTGTTACTATTTGTATTTTGGAATTTTCTAATAAAGAAAATTGTTCAATTGCTTGTAAGCTAAATTTATTTTGGCTTATATCTAAGATAGGTAATTTATTTAAATTGATTAATGATAAGGCATCTTTAATATCCAATTTATTATTACGAATACTTAATTCTTTTAAATTCGGAAAATTTCCTGAATATAATATTGCTTCAAGACCATTCATTCCTATATTGTTATTATCAAGAATAAGTGTTTTAACTTTATTAAGATTTATCTTTGTTAATTTTTTTATATCTTTATTTTGGAAATTATAGCCTGATAAATCTAAAATTTCTTTTTCTGAAAAGTTTTTTATACCTGGTACTTTACCTTTCAATAACTCTTGATAATCTGTGCTAATTTGATTTGGGTTGAGATTTAATTGGTTGACTGCTTTTTTAGGTAAAGGATTTGCTAGTACATAACAATTATGGTGAAGATTAATACCATTAGCTGAAAAGAATTGTTTAATAAAACTACTAAATTCTGGATATGTTAAGTCAGCCTTAAGCGTAAATATTTCATTATAATTTATGGATTTACTATATAATTTATATTGATTATTTTCTTTAAACAATAATATAGTATGCTCTCCATTACTGTATAATGCAGGTAATTGTTTAGGGAAATCCTTTTTACTTATTGCTTTTAAACTATTTTCATCTATATATTTCTTTCTAAAGTTCGAGGCTTTTCTTGATAATAAATCAAGTTTTCTCTGCTCAACCTTACTATGGTTTTCTTTTGTTTCATCTAGCAGCTTACTAAGATTTGTTATATATTTTAAGTTATGACTCTGCTTAGGTTCTACCATAAAAGCATAATCTAAATATTGATTAATAATATGTTCATTATCAGGTAACGGTTGATATAAAGGCTTAAATTTTGTACAAGGATCAGTAGAACGCTTTTGTTTGCTACTACAAGCTGTAGCTGTTTTAGTTGTTATTTTTTCAAGAGAATCAGTAAGTGAGTCTATATTTTCTTTATGTAACTTATTATATGCGTCAGTAGTACTCTCAATTGTTTCACCTATATCTCTTCTAAAATCACTTAATTTATTTAATAACTCCTCAGCTTCCGGTAATGTAGCTAATTTATTTACAAGGAAATCAGCTTGTCTTTGTAATTCATTTAGATATTTAGATTCTAATACAGATTTCCATACATTAGGATTTTTACTATTTAATATATTGTCAGATAATTTATATTTATTTTCTACAGGTACATTATACGGGCTGGCAGCATAGACAAAAGCTTGCACTCCATCATGATGTATAGCTTCAATTTCTGCAGTGCACCCCGCACAAGTAGAAGGTGGGTACATATTATTAGGTGCTAAGCCTATATTTATTTTTAATATTTGTGAGGATTTGTGTTTTACAGTTTTTATTATTTCCTATTGACTTTTATATAAAAAGGTATAAGTTCTTTACAATTTAATTTTTTGTAAAGAAATTATGTTAAAATATGCACAAGAGCAAAAAAGCTTAACACGGGAACAAAAGCAAGCCATAGGTTTATTATCAATAGGTACATTCCTAGAATATTTTGACCTAATGCTATGCATATGGCAGTACTTCTTAATAAAATATTCTTTTCTCCAGATAATTCTTACTCTATTAAAGTACTTTCTGCTTTTGCTTATTGTTCAACTTTTATATTTAGACCTTTTGGTGCTTTATTGTTTGGCTGGATAGGTGATAATATAGGGCGTAAGCCGGTAATTTTAATAGCAACTTTTTTAATGGCTTGTACCTGTATAGGTATTGCTGTACTTCCTTCTTATGATGAAATAGGATTTACTGCAACAGTACTAATTACACTTTTTCGTGCTATTCAAGGTATTTCTTCTGCTACAGAAGTTACAGGGGCTCAACTTTACATTACTGAAATGGTAAAACCCCCCTTACAATACCCTGCGGTAGCATCAACCACAATTTTTAGTACATTAGGAACTTTAGCAGCACTTGGTATAGCAGCTATTGTAACTTCAGGAAATTTTAATTGGCGTTATGCTTTTCTATTTGGAGCATTTGTAGCGGTCACTGGTCTGATGGCAAGAACAACATTAAAAGAAACTCGGGATTTTATTGATGCTAAGAGACGGATAAAATTAAGTTTAGAAAAAACCGGCATAGACCCAAAAAAAATTGAGAGTAATAGCATTATAAAAGAAAAAACAAACTTTAAAACTTTCATTTCTTATTTTGCAATACAATGTACATGGCCTGTATGGTCTTATTTTGGATATTTTTATTGTGGAAATATTCTAACAGAAAATTTTGGATATAGTCCTGCTGAAGTTATTCATCATAATTTTTTTATTTCCATGATAGAACTTACAGGTACTATATTATTAGTATATTTAAGTTATAAAATTTATCCTTTAAAAATATTAAGAGCAACATTTTACATTCTTATAGTATTTTTTTGCTTTTCACCTGTGATAATGCAGAATTTGACACCCTCTTATATAATGTTAATACAAGTATATTTTCTTGTATTTGCTCCTGGTTATTTTCCGGCTACAGCAATTTTTTATAAACATTTTCCCGTCTTCAAACGCTTTATGCATACTAGCTTCATATTTGCTATGTCACGTGCGTTAATGTATATTATAACATCATTCGGTCTTGCATATTTAACAGAATATTTTGGTTACTGGGGAATACTAATGATTATGATACCAGTAACGATAGGCTATTATTTGGGGTTGCGTCACTTTGAGAATTTAGAAAAGAATATGATATATTAATTTTATTGGAATTAGGCGAAAAATTATTGTTAATAAAATTGTAACATATATTAAATAAATAATTTTCTATAGTTTTAGTTTCAAAATATACAGCCGTAACTAAAAAACAAGATAAAGTCTCTTCAATAATTTTTCGTGCTTTCTCGGGCGATTTAGCACCCAATGTTTGTATATTATGTATTCTATCAAATAATTTTATTAATACTGTATCATATCTTTTTTGTTTAGCTAGCAAATTCAGACTTTCTTCTGCACTAATCTTGCCATAAGATTTAATATGGGTTAAGCCCTCAACGTGTCGTGCAACTTCTTCCCCAAAGATTTTAGCAATCATTTCCTCTGTAAGTTCTGTATCTTCAATAGTATCATGAAGTAGTGCTGCTTGTATCATTACAGCATTGTAAAGCTTAGGTACTTCCATTGCTGTAAACTCTGCAAGCATAATTGCCACTTCGATTGGGTGAGAATAATAAGGATCACCTGACTTACGCATTTGTAAGCCATGATACTTTCGGGCATAATAAATACCCTTTTTGACTTCGAGGGGATCTATAGGATTATTTACTTTGGTGTTTAGATATTCGAGTTTATCAAGTAGTTTTTTAGCATAAATACAGCTTTCAAACTTTTCTTTCCAACGGCTTAAATCTTCCATAAAAGTTACATTTAAATTTATTAAAGAATTTTTTATAACAGTTTCTACTTAAAATTAAAAGTGAGAAATTGCAATAATAAATATTTTTAAAACTTTGTGTGGCAAAAATAAACTAGCTTATATACCTTAATATGACTAGCAAAATAATATTAATTTGGTGCTACGTTAATTAACTAACTTTAAAATAATAACCAACAAAAAGAATTTTTATTAAAAACTAGCGATGCAACTAATAATTGTATTTATAAACTTCAAACTTTAATCAATTCATAGCTATAGTTAAAGTTTTCAAAAGCTTTTTTTAAGTGAAAAAAGTAGTCGGCGGTAATTCTACTACCTATAAACGCTGTTTTTGGTTTAAGAAAAATTTTGTTATTTATCTGGTCCTTTGTCGTTAATTCTAACTTACTAAACCAAGCTATATCAACCATTTTTCCACAAGAATATATTAAATACTCCCTAACTTTACGCCATATGTCGTCAAGTCCAACAAGTGCCGTTTCAATATAACTTTCAACACTTAATTCTTGCGTTTGTTTGACAATTGGTTTAGCGGCACTAGTATAAATTACCTTAAGGTGCTTTACTTTTTTAGCTCCATAAACAGCTTGTATTTGGTTTAGTAAAATTCTTTTGATATGTTCAGATAAAGAAATATTATATTTTAGTTTTAGCGTATATTCTTCCATTTCAATTTCTTCAGGAAATATACTTGCTTGCAGTATTTTATAAGCATCATTTGGTTCAAATACTGCAGCTATTTTACGCTTTAATTGTGCTTCAGCCCTAGTGTCGCTACTAAGTTCTATTTCCTTTAAATATGTTTCTATTTTTTTTGTCTTATGGTCATATTCAAAGCTAAAATCTTCACTATTAGCCGTAACAGTGTCACGTTTTTCGTTTATTAAAGCTTTAGCCATATAATTTAACAATTTTTCTTTTGTGCTAAAACGATTATTAGGCTTATTATCAGCAAGTTTTAACAATAATTTATTCATAAATCTTAAGTTAAAATCACGACCTGACTTTGATCTTAGCCACTGTTCATCTTCCTCGGTCAATGGATGAAATTCTTCCGTTTTCTTCATAACACCTGAAGAAGTAGCCTGATTTATTACTTTCGGCTCTAAACTTTCATTTTTACTTTTAGAAATTAGCGTGTTATCCAAATCATTTATATTTTCGTTGCTTAAATTTCCTTTATCAAAAATATCATTTTCAAAATCAGCTTCTTCATATCTAGATTTATTATTATCTATTATATTGTGTGGGTGAAAATTATTTCGGGCAACCCCGAAATAATTTTCAGGTTGACCTGAAATTTTTTGCGGGTAGGGTACAAAATTTTTTACAAGCTTGATACTTAAAATATTGCGATATTTAGTATATTGTTCAGTCATATTAATTAAAGCAACTTTAATATAGCCACTTTTTTCAAGTTCTACTAAACATTGTCTTATACGTCGTT
Coding sequences within it:
- a CDS encoding leucine-rich repeat domain-containing protein, whose translation is MYPPSTCAGCTAEIEAIHHDGVQAFVYAASPYNVPVENKYKLSDNILNSKNPNVWKSVLESKYLNELQRQADFLVNKLATLPEAEELLNKLSDFRRDIGETIESTTDAYNKLHKENIDSLTDSLEKITTKTATACSSKQKRSTDPCTKFKPLYQPLPDNEHIINQYLDYAFMVEPKQSHNLKYITNLSKLLDETKENHSKVEQRKLDLLSRKASNFRKKYIDENSLKAISKKDFPKQLPALYSNGEHTILLFKENNQYKLYSKSINYNEIFTLKADLTYPEFSSFIKQFFSANGINLHHNCYVLANPLPKKAVNQLNLNPNQISTDYQELLKGKVPGIKNFSEKEILDLSGYNFQNKDIKKLTKINLNKVKTLILDNNNIGMNGLEAILYSGNFPNLKELSIRNNKLDIKDALSLINLNKLPILDISQNKFSLQAIEQFSLLENSKIQIVTGKDYDQLKYQIGQYGGYDKYLESVHIQEIMPNIHSKQYGKALGNKLLNAAGHIQLINSLHSISQTCVQDDATKECMLGLAGFSYSFLSQPIENIAVKYTIKSLNNAGNIASKLTRFKFIKPEFIIKVGAGKYAVKFAKGAAGAIAGAFDIVDITLASVKLNECLSAIDTKCSDKEIRDSIASITFSSVSFISGIVFVANPIAGIVVGTVLMIGQGIYNGVSNIIEYEEKYDTTHNENWSIFWRSFLSYPMHEDITELAARVKYIDKLTEQAFANFQALSNNVDIVAYGFGLGEIFLETVKVKEIVTPGPLVKPNLISKNYREVEVEKTNTKLCSSSSVIDMSKPHNKKYSLSRFLPKKRSEADMICLPKKTNNNYEYSEESNNSKDSKYYCENAVVIQSQANSFSKNPKIIYDLAYIKSGYIIGSNEWNNIFYIHEGNSTLRGGKNTTNHFAFLEKNFTGRIKFAYNSTNIIDISKLSNEDIKISWNSAVPISGLMNIRFGNGKSTIWAEQIDEKIKINIYGSRNNTDTVICDTNDLVSKSKLQSPILVNTGGANNSFYPDKIKNCNDVVVWPNSNISGEVGKYLFYIKTSGFGDYNTKSEIDVKGNVTVTFPDIVLLKDCQKIYYSKEDDILYFDISPWGNDKIFTLKLKNYQNTNYILFDKYGTHVIPKLSNNEIINRFELDVRYPNQDDKRIVQELQNLSQYQKYLKKITSSKEGYKILTVMEIPFFSPDIEDYNKILQLDSDNKKNIILGSDGKDIISLNKQVIYAQGNEKGDIYSRIFIMVF
- a CDS encoding HD domain-containing protein; translation: MEDLSRWKEKFESCIYAKKLLDKLEYLNTKVNNPIDPLEVKKGIYYARKYHGLQMRKSGDPYYSHPIEVAIMLAEFTAMEVPKLYNAVMIQAALLHDTIEDTELTEEMIAKIFGEEVARHVEGLTHIKSYGKISAEESLNLLAKQKRYDTVLIKLFDRIHNIQTLGAKSPEKARKIIEETLSCFLVTAVYFETKTIENYLFNICYNFINNNFSPNSNKINISYSFLNSQSDATPNNSLSLLVS
- a CDS encoding PH domain-containing protein, with the translated sequence MQVLKPKINTRYCSICAGLLFILYFVIFTQLGISLNVLIVLYLAITTFTILGVKIFFHWIEYSIDEYKVSKINNFITYERVDIRYQDIKEVNLKIGLLQRFCNLGTISMLSNATIEKAGITFFNVENPLEIYQEIQNRIDQCKKVNN
- a CDS encoding chromosome replication initiator DnaA, with the translated sequence MNKIVAPFSLSESSNDTIFYDIVGNFIPPEWKNLTSSSGKILSKTARQILSLVVSRMPYIEDKAEEINSNGINLSNELQETYYYFEKLLGLCQRRIRQCLVELEKSGYIKVALINMTEQYTKYRNILSIKLVKNFVPYPQKISGQPENYFGVARNNFHPHNIIDNNKSRYEEADFENDIFDKGNLSNENINDLDNTLISKSKNESLEPKVINQATSSGVMKKTEEFHPLTEEDEQWLRSKSGRDFNLRFMNKLLLKLADNKPNNRFSTKEKLLNYMAKALINEKRDTVTANSEDFSFEYDHKTKKIETYLKEIELSSDTRAEAQLKRKIAAVFEPNDAYKILQASIFPEEIEMEEYTLKLKYNISLSEHIKRILLNQIQAVYGAKKVKHLKVIYTSAAKPIVKQTQELSVESYIETALVGLDDIWRKVREYLIYSCGKMVDIAWFSKLELTTKDQINNKIFLKPKTAFIGSRITADYFFHLKKAFENFNYSYELIKV
- a CDS encoding MFS transporter; translated protein: MAVLLNKIFFSPDNSYSIKVLSAFAYCSTFIFRPFGALLFGWIGDNIGRKPVILIATFLMACTCIGIAVLPSYDEIGFTATVLITLFRAIQGISSATEVTGAQLYITEMVKPPLQYPAVASTTIFSTLGTLAALGIAAIVTSGNFNWRYAFLFGAFVAVTGLMARTTLKETRDFIDAKRRIKLSLEKTGIDPKKIESNSIIKEKTNFKTFISYFAIQCTWPVWSYFGYFYCGNILTENFGYSPAEVIHHNFFISMIELTGTILLVYLSYKIYPLKILRATFYILIVFFCFSPVIMQNLTPSYIMLIQVYFLVFAPGYFPATAIFYKHFPVFKRFMHTSFIFAMSRALMYIITSFGLAYLTEYFGYWGILMIMIPVTIGYYLGLRHFENLEKNMIY